CGATATCAATAATATCTCTGTGCAAACCAGATGTTATAGTAGTTGCATATTAAGGGTTATAGAACGTATGTCGTGAGTTGATGGGGAGAGAATGTTTAAAGCTTCTGGATTGTTTTGTTTTTGTCTATTGATTTATTCATCTAAAGCGTCAGCTGACCATGTTCAATGTGAACATGTGTTGGAAGTACTTGCTAATAAAGTCGAAGATAACTATGCCGGTTATGCGGACAACAATCGAGAAAACCTAAATGTGGTGAGAAGCCAACTTAGTGAGCGTATGAGCGGTCAACCTCACAGTAATTGCTTAGACTTTTTGTCTCAGTGGTTGAGCTCATTTTCTGACCCAAGTTTGAATATATCTTTTATGCCTGCTCATGCTGATGAATTCGCCATACCAGATCATGCAAGCCATAACGATGAGCCACAACTAACTTGGTTATCATCAACTGTTGCTTTGTTGGAACTACCATCCTTCGAAACTGAGTTAGCGACGTCGATCAAGCAATTGATTAGCGACAACTATACGGCACTGGAATCAGCACAAGGATTAATTGTGGATTTACGAGGTAATAACGATGGTAGCTTTTCTCCAATGTATTCAGTACTTGAACTCATCGGAGCTAACGGTTTCCAATCTATGTGGCATGTCCTCGCGTCTGCTGACAATACTCAATATTATCGCCGACAATTAACCGATGATCTGAGAATCCAGAGTCCATCGGTGTTTGACTCAGTCACAGAATTAGTCGCATCTATGAGTGCTTATCCAAATACGTGGGTGGAATACTCGTGGCCAAAGGTTGGTGGGGAAAAAAATTTAGCGGCCCTTAAAGAGATCTTTATTATTCAAAATCATTCTGTGGGCTTTAGTGGCGAGGAGTTTATCCTGGCAGCTAAGCGCAATCATAAAGTCAAAACATTTGGCAGCAAAACGTTGGGGCAACTTGACTACGCAGAGCCCGTCCCGCACACGATCCTTGATAGCTATATCGTATATATTCCATCCCAAAAACGGGTATGGTTACAGCAGTCACCGATTAACAATATAGGTTTAGTGCCAGATGTTAAGCTTCATGTCGCTGAGGAGGAGGTTGTTGAATACCTTCATGATTTAATGCGGCTTAAATTGAAGGTTCCATCGATGAGTTCAAGCATTTAGTCTTTGCTTCAGTATACTAATGTTTGTACCAAGGTGATTCTCGTTCGTTGCGCCAAGTATATATATTGGCACTGTATGCGACTCTAGTTTAGAAACAATACTTAGATTTCGTTAAGTTGTTGTTGATTAGAGTAGAGAATTCCCCCCGATAATGGTGAGTTAATCGTTATCAATGTTATTAAATTCCACTTTTTTATTCCAATATGCGATATATGATCTGTCAGGATTATGATGTTTGACGCACATTTTTCTGCTTTCTCGCTCAATTCCATCGAGAATTGATTTCGCTCAACTTTTTATCCTTTCTCTTATTGGACAATATACTGTAATAACAATGATTCTCATTTGTATGGTGGGTTCTGAGAGTTATTTACATGCATGTCTGAGGGCATCAAGTAAGCAATAACGATGAAATTATACTCTCATGTCCTACGAGTCTCAGTACAACTGGGAATGATTATAATTTGAGCTTTTATTATCAAGCGTAAGTTACAAAAAAGCCTCGTTTAATTTAGGAAGAATGTATGTTTTGGTTTAGTAAAAAAAATAAAACTCAAAAATCGACTAGTAATACCTTAGCAGGCGCTGAGGTAAATAAAGAATATACGATAAAAAGTATTGTTCAAGATGATAAAGAGATGGCGCATTTTTTAAGCACGTTAGGTTGTTTTGCTGGAGAAAGCATTACCGTCATCTCCGTACTTTCAGATACTTATGTTATTTCGGTAAAGGATGCTCGTTATAGCATCGATTCTGATTTAGCAAACACGGTGATTTTAAATTAACAAGCGTTCTAAACGGTTAATTTTTCGTAAGCCCTCAACTTGAGATTTGGATTATATCGCGAAAGAACGATTGTCTTAGATGCGTAGAAAGACCGCGTGAGGCTTTTTGGGCTTAGCTAATCAATTTTTTGTTGTAGGGAACATGTCATGGAGATAGAGCATTGAAAATTTCATTAGCAGGTAACCCAAATAGTGGCAAAACCACACTATTTAATGCGTTAACTGGAAGGTTGGAAAAAGTGGGTAACTGGGCTGGTGTGACAATCAGCAAAAAAGAAGCTCCTTTACGTAAGGAATTAGCGATTGCGAATGGTGAGGCGACAATTGTTGATCTTCCAGGAGCATATTCAATGTCTCCATTTACGTTAGAAGAGAGTATTACTCGCGATTTTATTAAGCGTGAGAATCCAGATGTGATTCTTAATGTTGTCGACGCCACAAACCTAAACCGAAGCCTATTTTTCACTACACAACTTTTAGAGTTAGGTATTCCAGTTGTTGTTGCGCTTAACAAGAGTGATTTAAACAAAAGTAGAAAGCTTACTATTGATGTAACTCAACTTAGTCAACAACTTGGCTGTCCAGTCGTTGAAACGGTTGCAGCAGATAACTCGGTGGCGGGCCTAACTGAACTGGTGAGTAAAGTTGTTGCAAGTAAAGATCAGCAACAAGTCGCTCCGTTTACTCAAGAATATTCAGAGATCAAACAAGCAGAAGAAGTGCAAGCGTTTGACGCTGAGCGTTTTAGTTTTGTTAAACAACTTGTCGCAAAAGTAGAAACTCGTCAGGTCAGCAGTTCAGAACAAACGATTCACGATAAAGTGGATAAAGTTTTGGCGCATAAGTGGTTTGGCTTACCAATATTTGCCGTGATCATGTGGTGCGTGTTCTCCATTTCTCAAACGCACGTTGGTCCGCTTTTCGCTGATACTTTAGTCGGTTGGATTGATAGCTTCTACGGAATGGTAGAAGGAATGATGGGAGATGACGTATCTCCGTTGCTTAGTGCGCTACTGCTTGATGGTATTATCGGTGGTGTGGGTGCGGTTGTCGGTTTCCTACCTTTGATTATGGTTTTGTTCTTCATGTTGGCGTTACTTGAAGATAGCGGTTACATGGCACGTGTCGCGATCATTATGGATAGATTCTTCAAGAAAGTGGGTCTTTCTGGTAAGTCGATTATCCCGATGATTATTGGTACCGGTTGTGCGATACCAGGTATCATGGCAACGCGTACCATTCAAAATGAAAGACAGCGCCGCACAACTGCAATGCTGACTCCATTTATGCCTTGTGGCGCCAAGTTGCCGGTTATTGCTTTGTTTGCTGGTGTGTTCTTCCAAGATTCTGCATGGGTAGGCACGAGCATGTACTTTGCAGGTATCGGTCTTATCATTCTTGGTGCAATGCTGATTGTTCGAATTACAGGTGAGAAAAGTACACGTTCATTCTTTATCTTAGAAATGCCTGAATATCGCGTACCAAGCTTGAAACTAGCGATGAACTCGACGTTGTCTCGCGCAAAAGCGTTCATCATCAAAGCGGGTACTATCATTCTATTGTGTAATGCTGCGGTCCAAATTATGCAGACATTCACATGGGGATTTGAGATTGTTCCAGAAGGTGCTGAGAGCACGAGTATTCTTGCTGGTCTAGCTTCACCATTTGCTTTCTTGCTTATCCCTCTAGGTTTTGGTGTATGGCAATTGGCAGCTGCTGCAATTACCGGCTTTATCGCTAAAGAAAACGTGGTTGGTACGTTAGCGGTTGTATACGGCATCACTAACTTTATTGATACCGAAGAACTGGCGCTTGTATCGGGCAGTGCTGATGTTGCAACAGTGATGGGCTTGTCCTCAGTCGCTGCACTGGCTTACTTGATGTTTAACCTGTTTACACCGCCATGTTTTGCTGCCATTGGTGCGATGAATGCCGAATTAGAAAACAAAAAATGGTTAATGGGTGGCATTGGTCTACAACTTGGTATCGCTTACGTTACCGCATTTGTTATCTATCAAGTGGGTACATTCGCGACCACTGGTGCGCTAGGTGAAGGTTTTGTTTTTGGTCTTATCGTGTGCGCTGCGTTGATTGGTTATTTATTTACACTACTCAAAAAAGGATCACTTAAAGAGCAAGAGAAACTGGGTCTTAGCCTACAGTAAGGAGATGACATGACGAATCTAATTGTTTCGCTGTGTATCGTTGCTATCGTTGGTGGCGCAATCTATAAAATAGTAGCAATGAAACGAAAAGGTGGGGCATGTGCGGGTTGCTCACAGAGTAGCGGATGTACGACTAAGAAAAATGGGTGTTAGTTATCCCTTCTAAAAGGAAACGATAAAGTGAGCATAGTGCTCACTTTATCTTTTTAATCAAAGAGAACTAAAATCATTAGCAATTGAGTCGTAATAAAAATAGACTCAAGTTTCTTGTTTAATTGACTACAGAAACGATTGTATGTTTCAAACATCATGGCTTAGTTGGGCCCTTCTATCTGCAATTTTTGCCGCTTTAACCGCAGTTTTCACGAAATTGGGCGTGAATACCATTAACTCCGATTTTGCAACATTTATCCGTACTTGCGTGATATTGATTTTGGTTGGTGGTATCGCTTTTTTCACTCAAAAATTTCAACCAATAAGTGAGGTTTCTAGTAAAGGTTTATTATTTATCGTCTTATCAGGTCTTGCTACGGGCGCATCGTGGCTTTGCTACTTTCGCGCTATGAGCTTAGGTCAAGCTTCTCAAGTTGCCCCCATCGATAAATTAAGTGTCGTGTTCGTTGCGGTATTCGGGGTGTTAGTGCTTGGAGAGAATTTGAGTTTGACCAATTGGCTTGGTGTTGTTCTGATCACTTTGGGCATCATTCTAGTAGCGTGGCAGTGATTCGGTGCGATTGTGTGAATGTCCGTTATTTTTCTAAGTTTCAAATTATTTTATAAAAAAGCACAATCTATTGCTTATCCTCGATGTTTTTATCCTGCTAACTCACAGTATCGTTTGTTATTTATTCTTGGGTATCAGAGCGATTTGTCGCCACCAATAGGGTAAAAAGATGACCTACTTATCTAATTTTCAAAATAAACTTTGTAATTGAATTGTTATCGATATTAACATACTAAAGTGCTACTTATGTGTTGTGAGTGAGTTATCATTCAGAAGAACATAAAGTAGACATAGATAAGAATAACAAAGATGAGTGCGGATGAACGCACCTGTAATACCTGAGTAATTTTGTAATGTTGTCGGAAATATAAGTTATCAACGAACCTTTGGCATCAATGGTTTGACTTCGCTCAGCCAGTTAAGTTCATGGATGGTTAAAACACGGTTATGTGTTGTTTTGTCGATAACTATATGAATCAGAAGGATTGGATTTTTAATGGACGTATTGGTTAATGAGGTCATTCGGGCTAAAGACGAAGATGATCTTTATTGGCGTTGCCTGAGAGAAATCTACACTCAATACCAACCTACGCACGGTTTTATCGCGGAGTTTAACTCTGCACGCAGTGAGGCAAGTACATTAGCCTACTTATACGATGGTAAGCCTTTAGATAACTTTACCTATGACCTTGCCGGTACGCCTTGTGCTAATGTGTTGCATGACAAAGAAATTTGCCGCTATGCAGATAACGTGCAACAACACTTTCCTCATGATATAGCTTTAGTAGAGTTAGGCGCGGAGAGTTATATTGGCGTTCCTTTACAGAATCAAGATGGCGATATTGTTGGGGTTTTGGCTCTGCTCTATTCTAAACCTTTGGCTGAACGCTCCTTTGATGACGCCTGGTTATTGGCTGCGGGTTTTTTAATTGGTAAGACCATAGTGCAACAACGCCTAACGCGCGAAAAAAACCAGTTATTGGCGCAATTTGAGCGTTCTGAGCAAATCACGGAATCCTGTTCATGGCACTGGGACGTGGCGACTGATCGCTTTAGCTATTCCAAGAATTTGAAATCGATGTTTGACATATCAGACTCGGTAGACTTGAGCTTTGATGATTTCTTTTCAAATCATATCTTTTGCTCACCACAGCGTTACGCACAGTTCCTCTCCGGGGCATTTTCTCCTTGCTCGATAAGTAAAGTTGTCATTGATAAGGAGCAGACGAAATGCGGTCTCGCACTTGAGTTAACTTTCTTTAAGCACTACAGCGCACAAGGAGCACTGCGCCGCATTGAAGGTAACTTAAAAAATATCACCGATTACTCACTGTTAGAAAATAACCATCTAATCGCAACGAAAGTTATCGAGCTATCTAATAACGGCGTTCTTGTCACTGATGAAGAAAACCGAATTCGACATATGAATGCTAAAGCTGAGCAGATCACAGGCTTTACGTTTGAAGAAGCCCAGGGGCACACACCGGGCATATTTCGCTCTGATATTCATGATAATAAGTTCTATGGTTCGATGTGGCATCAAATTAATCGAACCGGTCATTGGTCTGGCGAAGTGTGGAATAAGACCAAATCGGGCGCTGTTTATCCTGAAGTTCTGTCTATTTCTGCGGTGAAAGATAGAAATGGCATCGTTAAGAATTACATTGGTATTTTCGATGACATTAGCGATCGGAAGTTGATGGAAAGCGAGTTACTTAAGTATAAGAACAAGCAAGACTTTACGGGGTTACAAACTCGAACCAAGTTTATGCAGTATTTTGAGCAGCATAAAGACTTGATAGTGGTGTTGTTAGACATTCATCGTTTCTCGACGATCAACAATTTGTATGGCGAAAGCTTTGGTAACAAAGTGCTCCGTTACGTTGGGTTATTGCTTTATCGTAATTTTAGAGGCGGTACGGTTAGCGTTTGTCGCTACGCAGCGGATCAATTTGCGTTATCTTGGCATGTCGATGATTTAGATGATATTGATACCTTAATTGATGAGATTCGCAGTCGAGTTGAAAAAGAGTTCTACATTGATGGACGACTCGTTAAGCTCAGCATTAATATGGGTTATGCACTTCCTGGTAAGTCGCCAAATAGTACTCATTTGATGGCTAAGGCATATTACGCGTTAGATTCAGCAAAATCTCAGTCCCATCCAAGCACCGTCCGTTACTCGGCATATTTAGAAAAAAACATTGGTAGGAGAGAGCAGTTAGGCATAAAGCTTAAACGGGCAATTGATGAATCCTTACTGCACGTTGAGTACCAGCCAATCTATGATTTGAATCTAGGTAAAGTGGTTAAGTTTGAAGCGCTAGCGAGATGGATAGATGATGGCAACAGTATCTCGCCTTTTGAGTTTATTCCGATTGCCGAAGAGCTTGGCTATATTAGCCAACTTGGTAATCTTATCCTGACTAAAGTTTGCCAAGACTTAAATCAATTAAAGCGCCTAGGGCACAATGACATAAAAGTGTCTGTTAACCGTTCGATTGATGAGTTAACTGATGAGAATATTGATAACTGCTCGATCTTAAAAACGTTAGCTATGTATGGGCTGAGCACCTCAGATATTATTATCGAAATTACCGAATCGGTTCCGTTGGAAGATAAGCCAGAAGTACAAGAGCTGTTACATCAATTGCGCGGTAAAGGGCTTAAGTTGGCACTTGACGACTTTGGAACTGGATTTGCCTCCTTTTCTAACTTAATGAAAAATACCGTTGATATCCTCAAGATTGACCGTTCCTTTATTCGGAATATCGAAACAGACAAAAACAATGCGGTGTTGGCACAGTCGGTTACTTTACTAGCCACCCAATTAGGGCTCGACGTTATCGCTGAAGGGGTTGAGACAAAAGAACAGTTAACAATATTGAGAGATATGGGGTGTCGATATATCCAAGGTTATTACATTAGTAAGCCAGTTCCGTTCTCACAAGCGATAGGTTTTCTTCAGCCTGAGCACTGTTTAGCTTGATAGCAAAAGAGGAGCAACTAAAGCTCCTCTTTGTAATTCAACCCTTAGTAATTAAGCCAAGCAAACGTGCGGTTATGCTTTGGCAAACTTATATGTTCTATAACCACCGATTAGGTTACGCGCTTTGAAGCCATTGTTGACCAGTTGTCGGTAGGCGACATTCCCACGCAGACCAACTTGACAGTAGAGCACAATCTCTTTGTCTTTTGGTAGTTCGCCCATACGTTGACGTAGTTGATCGACCGGAATATTGATATCACCGCTTAAGTGATTGTCGTTTTCTCGTTCACCCGGATTACGCACATCAAGCAGTATCTGTTCATCTGACAGATTGTCAATCTGATCAAAATGAATTGGAGTTGCGTCGCCTTGAATGATGTTATTAGCAACAAATGCAGCTTGGTTGATAACGTCTTTTGCCGAGCCATACGGTGGTGCATAAGTTAACTCTAGGTGTTGTAGTTGTTCAACCGTCATGCCCGCACGTTGGGCAACTGCCATGACATCAATACGTTTATCGACACCATCTTTACCTACTGCTTGAGCGCCTAAGATTTTGCCTGTATTAGGGTCAAACAGCATCTTGAACGACACAATTTCAGCGCCAGGGTAGTAACTCGCATGGCTTGCTGTGTGCACGTAGACTTTTTCATAAGTGATGTTGTCACGTTTTAATTGTTTCTCATTTTTACCTGTAGATGCTACGGCTAAATCAAAGATCTTACAGATCGCGGTGCCTTGTGTACCCTGATAAGTCTCTTTACGACCAAGCATGTTGTCTGCAGCCATACGACCTTGGCGGTTGGCAGGTCCAGCGAGTGGAACAAGGGTTTGTTCGCCTGTTACAAAGTCTTTTTCCTCAACGGCATCACCTACCGCGTAAATAGCTGGATCGCTGGTTTGCATATATTCATTGGTGTAAATACCACCCAGTGCACCAAGTTGTAATCCTGCTTGTTGAGCAAGCGCTGTTTCAGGACGAACACCAATCGCCATGATCAATAGATCGGTTTTTAGCTGCTCTTCATTGCTGAGTGTTAATACTAGGTGTCCGTTTAAATGCTGGTGGTGATTGCTTTCGCCGGCATCCTGATTGGCGACATGCGTTTCAGGAATGTATTCCACACTGCTAAGCGCGGTACTTAGGCGTAGGTCAATGCCATGATTACGGATTTCGTCGTGGGCAAACCCCGCCATTTCGCGATCAACAGGAGTCATCACTTGGTCTGATAACTCAAGTAGCGTGGTTTTGATGCCAAGTTGATGGAACGCTTCCATCATTTCTAAGCCAATAAAACCGCCACCGACAACCGTAGCATGCTCAACATTATTCATCTTGATGGTCTGGATGATTTTATCCATATCTGGAATATTGCGCAGCGAATGGGTGAGTGGGTTGTCTACCCCTGGGATGGGTGGGACAACAGGTGCTGCGCCCGGGCTTAATAGCAAGAAATCATATTCTTGTTGGTATTCACTGCCATCAAGTAAATTCTTTACTGTCACGGTTTTATCGTGGCGATTGATGGCGGTAACTTCGTTCATCACGCGCACGTCGACATTAAAACGGGCTAAGAAACTTTCAGGTGTTTGTAGGAGTAACTTACTGCGTTCTTGAATATCGCCACCAATATGATAAGGCAATCCGCAGTTAGCAAATGAGACAAATGGTCCGCGCTCAAACATAATGATCTGTGCATCTTCGCTTAAACGTCGTGCTCTCGCCGCCGCAGAAGCGCCGCCCGCGACACCACCGATAATTACAATCTTCGTCATAGTTACTCCTAGATTTCCTTGTATTTGCGTTTATTGCAATCGCTGATAGTGCAGTCGATCTGCAAGCTTAACATTCAATAACTGCTACTATAATGAACTATATTAGTTATGTCTAATTTTAAATAATCTAAATGTGATTTCACTAAATTAGAATTGACTAATGTTAATTTATGGTTAGAATCTAAACAAAATGGTAGCGGGACGGAATAATGAGTGAAACGCAATTTGACATGATGCAGATGCAAAAAAATGCAACGCAAGCAGCGGAATTACTGAAAGTAATGGCGCATCCAGAGCGCCTGATGGTGATTTGCCAACTGACGCAAGGTGAAGTTGGCGTAGGCTCCTTACAAGAGAACTCAACACTTAGCCAATCCGCATTGTCGCAACATCTAAGCGTGTTGCGTAAACACAATATCATCAAAGCGCGCAAGGAGTCTCAGCAGGTATTTTACTCGCTCGCGGATTCGAGAGTGGAGGTAATGATGAAGTCACTACACTGCGTATTTTGCGCAAACAAGGAGGATTTATGATTGATGCCATTCCATGGAATGCACTCATAGGCGGGATGTTACTCGGCTGTTCTGCCACATTGCTTTTACTGTTTAACGGTAAAGTTGCGGGTATAAGTGGCATAGTGAATGGTCTCTTCGCTCGAGTGCGAGGTGACGTTGCTTGGCGATTGGTTTTCGTTATTGGCATGGTATTCGGTGGTGGCAGTGCTATCCGTTTATTCACTATCAATGTTCCCGATACTCAGAACATTTCTTTAGTTGCGTTTGCGGTAGCTGGTTTACTGGTGGGCGTTGGTACAAGGCTTGGCAATGGTTGTACGAGTGGTCATGGTATTTGCGGTATTGGGCGTTTATCTAAACGTTCTATAGTGGCAACAGTCACATTTATGCTGGTGGCGGGCATTACCGTGTTTATCCGTCTTCATGTGATTTAGGAGTCATGCTATGAATCTATTTGTTGCAGCGTTAAGTGGTCTGTTATTTGGTTTAGGCATGGCAGTATCAGGCATGATTGATCCTGCCAAAGTGATTGGTTTTCTTGATGTCGCCGGAAATTGGGACCCGAGTTTGGCGTTTGTGATGGGCGGAGCCCTAGCGGTATTTATGCCTGCGTATTTTGTGTTGATAAAACCACGTGCACATTCGGTGTCGGGCGCTGAGTATTGCTTACCAACCAACAACACTATTGATAAGCGCTTGGTTATTGGTGCAGCGCTGTTTGGTGTCGGTTGGGGAGTAGCAGGTGTTTGTCCGGGTCCTGCGGTAGCCAGTCTCAGTTACGGTAATGTGGGGATTTGGATTTTTATTGCCACCATGTTGCTGGGCTCGCTGCTAACTCAATCACTGAGTTCTTCTAAAACACACCTCAACAAGTTGTCTGCAAAATAATTGTTCCAATTCAAGTGAATATGCGCTGACTGACATTGTTCAGCGCATAATGGTGGACTTATTTGAACGTTGCCGTGATTGGGCAGTGGTCACTGAGTTGATAGTCCAGTACATCTTGCGATTGGTAAAGGTTCTGTCTTATCTCAATAATGTCTATATCACGGCTGGTTACAATATGGTCGATTAATGAACGGAACTGATGAGTTCGGTTTGGATTTTTACGGCTACGTACCTTACATTCTGCGTTGACATGACGTGTCGCCAGCACAGCATCTGTCGACTTGCTCAATGATTGCCAAAACCAATCTCGATTGAAGGAGAGGTTATGATTGAAGTCACCCACTATCATATAGCGCTCAACATTGGCTTCACGTTCTTTAATCCAATGATTTAATGCTTCGCCCTGCAATTTAAGAGTTTGACACGCTTTATTGTTTTCATAGCGTCCGCTGCAACGCGCTTTTAAATGAACGTTGAGTAAATGAATGGGTGAGTCACTGTAAGGCTCAACAATGATGTAGCTTGCAAAACGCAGCTTGTCATGGCGTTGCGCGGGTAGGAGTGAGAAGTCATCGACATCTTGTACCGCGATACTGTTTCGTACTGCGAACCCCGTATACTGGTTGATGTCATCGTATTGGAGCTGGCTATTCATCGCTAGCGCGCGATCGGACATATATAGGGTATATTTGTCGCCAATGAGCCGCCTTAATGCCGCTGCGTCCCCAACTTCTTGGAACGCGAGAATAGGGGTATCGAGTTTATTGAAATAGTGCGCCATTTTGTAAAAATCATCGTTATTGCGCAACGAAGGTGCAAAACGTTCATTTCCCTCAGAAACAAACCATTCCATATTCCATGTCGAAACTTTGAACGATTGTCCTGCTTGTGTCTGAAATGTAGTCAATACCACTATATATAGAAAAATGAGAGGTTTTGACCGTAAAATAAGCAGCGTATTTTTTACCATTAGCGTTGAACCTTTGTCTCGTAAGCCTTCGCAAAAAATCAAGTTTAAAAGCTGAAATTTTGCAATTTTCATTGTTTTATTTGTATCTGGGAGCTATGCCAATAAGATCGTTTCGTTATTGTACTGTAACCTAGTTTTATTGATCTAAATCAATACTTTTGGGGTGCGCTTTGGAGTCTAATACGCCACAACATCTAGTGTCAGTCAAAAAAATAACAACCCTATATAGTGTGTTTGTGGATAACTCTGTGAGTATGCTGGGGTAAGGAGAAAAGGTGAAACCAATCGTAATCAAGCGTGACGGCTCAAGAGCTCCGTTTAGCAGGGATCGTATTCAAGCAGCAGTGGAAGCAGCAGCAGAGCACGTGAACAACGAGATTGCTATCTATGCCTTAAATGTGGCATTGGCAGTAGAGCTGCAGCTAAAAGATCACGATGAAGTACACATCAACGAAATCCAAACCCTAGTTGAAAATGAGCTAATGCAAGGACCATATAAGTCACTAGCACGCTCATACATCGAATACCGTCATGATCGTGACATCGCTCGTGAGAAGCAAAGTGCGCTTACTCGTGAAATCGAAGGTCTGATCGAAGAGAGCAACGTTGACCTAATCAACGAAAACGCTAACAAAGACGGTAAAGTAATTCCGACACAACGTGACCTGCTTGCAGGTATCGTGGCTAAACACTATGCGAAAACTCACATTCTGCCACGTGACGTAGTACAAGCACACGATGAAGGTGACTTACACTACCACGACCTAGATTACGCACCATTCTTCCCGATGTTTAACTGTATGCTTATCGATCTTAAAGGCATGCTGACACACGGCTTTAAAATGGGTAATGCTGAAATTGACACTCCAAAGTCAATTTCGACAGCAACAGCAGTAACTGCACAGATCATTGCGCAAGTAGCAAGCCATATCTACGGTGGTACAACCATCAACCGTATTGATGAAGTACTTGAACCGTATGTACAGGCAAGCTACGAGAAACACCTTTCTATCGCAAAAGAGTGGGATATCCACAACCCAGAAGCTTTTGCTATCGCTCGCACAGAGAAAGAGTGTTACGACGCATTCCAATCTTTAGAGT
The genomic region above belongs to Vibrio ponticus and contains:
- a CDS encoding S41 family peptidase — its product is MFKASGLFCFCLLIYSSKASADHVQCEHVLEVLANKVEDNYAGYADNNRENLNVVRSQLSERMSGQPHSNCLDFLSQWLSSFSDPSLNISFMPAHADEFAIPDHASHNDEPQLTWLSSTVALLELPSFETELATSIKQLISDNYTALESAQGLIVDLRGNNDGSFSPMYSVLELIGANGFQSMWHVLASADNTQYYRRQLTDDLRIQSPSVFDSVTELVASMSAYPNTWVEYSWPKVGGEKNLAALKEIFIIQNHSVGFSGEEFILAAKRNHKVKTFGSKTLGQLDYAEPVPHTILDSYIVYIPSQKRVWLQQSPINNIGLVPDVKLHVAEEEVVEYLHDLMRLKLKVPSMSSSI
- a CDS encoding EamA family transporter, whose product is MFQTSWLSWALLSAIFAALTAVFTKLGVNTINSDFATFIRTCVILILVGGIAFFTQKFQPISEVSSKGLLFIVLSGLATGASWLCYFRAMSLGQASQVAPIDKLSVVFVAVFGVLVLGENLSLTNWLGVVLITLGIILVAWQ
- a CDS encoding FeoB-associated Cys-rich membrane protein, producing the protein MTNLIVSLCIVAIVGGAIYKIVAMKRKGGACAGCSQSSGCTTKKNGC
- a CDS encoding sensor domain-containing phosphodiesterase — encoded protein: MDVLVNEVIRAKDEDDLYWRCLREIYTQYQPTHGFIAEFNSARSEASTLAYLYDGKPLDNFTYDLAGTPCANVLHDKEICRYADNVQQHFPHDIALVELGAESYIGVPLQNQDGDIVGVLALLYSKPLAERSFDDAWLLAAGFLIGKTIVQQRLTREKNQLLAQFERSEQITESCSWHWDVATDRFSYSKNLKSMFDISDSVDLSFDDFFSNHIFCSPQRYAQFLSGAFSPCSISKVVIDKEQTKCGLALELTFFKHYSAQGALRRIEGNLKNITDYSLLENNHLIATKVIELSNNGVLVTDEENRIRHMNAKAEQITGFTFEEAQGHTPGIFRSDIHDNKFYGSMWHQINRTGHWSGEVWNKTKSGAVYPEVLSISAVKDRNGIVKNYIGIFDDISDRKLMESELLKYKNKQDFTGLQTRTKFMQYFEQHKDLIVVLLDIHRFSTINNLYGESFGNKVLRYVGLLLYRNFRGGTVSVCRYAADQFALSWHVDDLDDIDTLIDEIRSRVEKEFYIDGRLVKLSINMGYALPGKSPNSTHLMAKAYYALDSAKSQSHPSTVRYSAYLEKNIGRREQLGIKLKRAIDESLLHVEYQPIYDLNLGKVVKFEALARWIDDGNSISPFEFIPIAEELGYISQLGNLILTKVCQDLNQLKRLGHNDIKVSVNRSIDELTDENIDNCSILKTLAMYGLSTSDIIIEITESVPLEDKPEVQELLHQLRGKGLKLALDDFGTGFASFSNLMKNTVDILKIDRSFIRNIETDKNNAVLAQSVTLLATQLGLDVIAEGVETKEQLTILRDMGCRYIQGYYISKPVPFSQAIGFLQPEHCLA
- a CDS encoding FeoA family protein is translated as MFWFSKKNKTQKSTSNTLAGAEVNKEYTIKSIVQDDKEMAHFLSTLGCFAGESITVISVLSDTYVISVKDARYSIDSDLANTVILN
- the feoB gene encoding ferrous iron transporter B; translation: MKISLAGNPNSGKTTLFNALTGRLEKVGNWAGVTISKKEAPLRKELAIANGEATIVDLPGAYSMSPFTLEESITRDFIKRENPDVILNVVDATNLNRSLFFTTQLLELGIPVVVALNKSDLNKSRKLTIDVTQLSQQLGCPVVETVAADNSVAGLTELVSKVVASKDQQQVAPFTQEYSEIKQAEEVQAFDAERFSFVKQLVAKVETRQVSSSEQTIHDKVDKVLAHKWFGLPIFAVIMWCVFSISQTHVGPLFADTLVGWIDSFYGMVEGMMGDDVSPLLSALLLDGIIGGVGAVVGFLPLIMVLFFMLALLEDSGYMARVAIIMDRFFKKVGLSGKSIIPMIIGTGCAIPGIMATRTIQNERQRRTTAMLTPFMPCGAKLPVIALFAGVFFQDSAWVGTSMYFAGIGLIILGAMLIVRITGEKSTRSFFILEMPEYRVPSLKLAMNSTLSRAKAFIIKAGTIILLCNAAVQIMQTFTWGFEIVPEGAESTSILAGLASPFAFLLIPLGFGVWQLAAAAITGFIAKENVVGTLAVVYGITNFIDTEELALVSGSADVATVMGLSSVAALAYLMFNLFTPPCFAAIGAMNAELENKKWLMGGIGLQLGIAYVTAFVIYQVGTFATTGALGEGFVFGLIVCAALIGYLFTLLKKGSLKEQEKLGLSLQ